In Deltaproteobacteria bacterium, the following proteins share a genomic window:
- a CDS encoding ABC transporter permease subunit, producing MRKIVFILLFFLFATIAEGRDSVRVGSKKFTEGYLVSELLAQLIEEKGNLPVERRFGLGGTMICFEALRRGEIDIYPEYTGTAVEVILKGQGSSDWESLQKIFKSSFGLVWLKPLGFNNSYALALTEQLAEKKGIRTLSDLVGHPALRYGLSHEFLNRRDGWLGLVEAYHLSPQRVTGLEHGLAYEAVGTGETDIIDAYTTDAKIDLFHLKLLEDDRSFFPKYLAATIVRDELLVRHPSLKPLLNQLAGRLTEEKMRRLNAAVELEKKSVVEVARQFLVEEKLLEGKASLTGPTLLDRVLTHLFLTFASTGLVALLAVPLGILISRRKRLAHLVISIAGIGQTIPSIALLVFMIPVFGIGILPALAALILYATLPILRNTCTGLQEISPVLLEAADGLGLTRFQRLLHVELPLARRFILAGIRISAVTNIGTATLAAFIGAGGLGVPIVTGLAMNDTKLVLSGAIPAALLAIITEILFEGIERWLTPRGLSFPP from the coding sequence ATGAGAAAAATTGTCTTCATTCTTCTGTTTTTTCTTTTTGCCACCATTGCCGAGGGGAGGGACTCGGTGCGAGTCGGTTCCAAGAAATTCACCGAAGGGTATCTGGTGTCCGAACTATTGGCCCAATTGATCGAAGAAAAAGGGAACTTGCCGGTGGAGCGCCGTTTTGGTCTGGGGGGGACGATGATCTGTTTTGAGGCGCTCCGGCGGGGTGAAATCGACATTTATCCCGAATACACCGGAACGGCCGTTGAGGTGATCCTCAAGGGGCAGGGGAGTTCCGATTGGGAAAGCCTGCAGAAGATTTTCAAGAGCAGTTTCGGGCTCGTTTGGTTAAAGCCGCTTGGGTTCAACAACAGTTACGCGTTGGCGCTCACGGAGCAGTTGGCGGAGAAGAAGGGGATCCGGACCCTCTCAGATTTAGTCGGACATCCGGCCCTTCGTTACGGGCTCAGTCATGAGTTTTTAAATCGTCGCGATGGTTGGCTCGGTCTCGTGGAGGCGTATCATTTGTCTCCTCAACGTGTGACCGGTCTCGAACATGGACTGGCCTACGAGGCGGTTGGTACCGGTGAGACAGATATCATCGATGCCTACACGACCGATGCCAAGATTGATCTTTTTCATTTGAAACTCCTCGAAGATGATCGGTCCTTTTTTCCAAAGTATCTTGCAGCAACGATTGTTCGCGATGAACTCCTGGTCCGTCATCCCTCTCTGAAACCGCTCTTGAATCAATTGGCCGGTCGTTTGACCGAAGAAAAGATGAGACGGCTGAATGCGGCGGTTGAACTGGAGAAAAAATCGGTTGTTGAGGTCGCCCGACAATTTTTGGTCGAAGAAAAGCTCTTGGAAGGGAAGGCTTCCTTGACAGGTCCGACCCTCCTTGATCGGGTTCTAACCCATCTCTTCCTGACCTTTGCCTCGACGGGGCTTGTTGCGTTACTGGCAGTCCCGCTGGGGATTCTCATCAGTCGCCGCAAGAGACTCGCCCATCTCGTCATTTCTATCGCAGGGATCGGACAGACAATCCCCAGCATCGCCCTCCTTGTCTTTATGATTCCCGTCTTTGGCATCGGGATTTTGCCGGCCTTGGCCGCCCTGATCCTTTACGCCACCCTCCCAATCCTCCGAAACACCTGTACCGGTCTTCAGGAGATTTCCCCGGTATTGCTTGAGGCGGCGGATGGGCTCGGATTGACCCGGTTTCAGCGGCTCCTCCATGTTGAGTTGCCGCTCGCACGAAGGTTTATTTTGGCCGGGATCCGGATCAGTGCCGTAACTAATATTGGAACAGCAACGCTCGCCGCCTTTATTGGGGCGGGGGGATTGGGGGTCCCGATTGTGACCGGACTTGCTATGAATGATACCAAGCTGGTTTTGTCGGGCGCGATTCCGGCTGCCCTTTTGGCGATCATAACGGAGATCCTTTTTGAGGGGATTGAAAGATGGTTGACCCCGCGGGGACTCTCTTTTCCTCCTTGA
- a CDS encoding sigma 54-interacting transcriptional regulator has product MAQLLFLKDGRQAIRFPLSQGITTIGRQADCAITLEGTQVSRIHAEISYEGGYYYLKDRSKNGTSVNEKNVKKAKLLHKDIIRIGDWRLQFLENLSSEKQETITVTSLDRQHVAKGETGLANMVGQSEPMRRLFGLIRKVAANDTPALILGETGTGKELVANALHQLSKHSPYMFWAMNCAAISPQLVESELFGHERGAFTGATDLRRGAFEQAGRGTLFLDEVGELSLDVQSKLLRVLETQKIRRVGGGEEIPVKCRIVAATHRHLIEEVQKKRFREDLYYRLFVMPIEVPPLRNRNGDILSISERFLQEMSPERPPLLTEEARQKLLSHRWPGNVRELKNVILRSVMLSEGETINPHHLVFLPHSMESGESPQEVPARTMEEMEREMILQKLKETEWNKAKAARKLGIATSTIFKKIKEYGLKE; this is encoded by the coding sequence ATGGCCCAGCTTCTCTTCTTAAAAGATGGTCGTCAGGCAATCCGTTTTCCGCTCTCTCAGGGAATAACAACGATCGGCCGTCAAGCGGACTGTGCCATCACGCTGGAAGGGACACAGGTCTCCCGAATCCACGCAGAAATCTCCTATGAAGGGGGCTATTATTACCTGAAAGACAGGAGCAAGAACGGAACATCGGTCAATGAAAAGAATGTGAAAAAGGCGAAACTGCTCCACAAGGACATTATCCGAATAGGCGATTGGCGGCTTCAGTTTCTGGAGAATCTTTCGTCAGAAAAGCAAGAAACGATCACCGTCACTTCCCTGGATCGTCAGCACGTTGCCAAGGGAGAGACGGGATTGGCCAACATGGTGGGTCAATCGGAGCCGATGAGAAGGCTTTTTGGTCTCATCAGAAAAGTGGCGGCGAACGATACTCCTGCCCTGATCCTGGGAGAGACCGGAACAGGAAAGGAACTCGTTGCCAATGCCTTGCACCAGCTCTCGAAGCACTCTCCGTACATGTTCTGGGCCATGAATTGCGCAGCCATTTCGCCGCAACTCGTGGAGAGTGAGTTGTTTGGCCACGAAAGGGGGGCATTTACCGGTGCCACGGATCTTCGCCGTGGGGCATTTGAGCAAGCGGGACGAGGCACTCTGTTTCTGGATGAAGTGGGAGAACTTTCACTGGATGTCCAATCCAAACTTCTGCGGGTCCTTGAAACACAAAAGATCCGGCGGGTGGGGGGTGGCGAAGAGATACCGGTCAAATGCCGGATCGTCGCGGCAACCCATCGCCACCTTATAGAAGAAGTGCAGAAGAAAAGATTTAGAGAAGATCTCTACTACCGTCTCTTTGTGATGCCGATTGAAGTCCCTCCTCTAAGAAACAGGAATGGGGATATTCTTTCAATCTCCGAACGTTTTCTCCAAGAGATGTCACCTGAAAGACCGCCTTTGCTGACGGAAGAGGCCAGACAAAAACTGCTTTCCCACCGTTGGCCGGGAAATGTCAGAGAGCTCAAAAATGTTATTCTGAGGAGTGTCATGCTTTCCGAGGGAGAAACGATCAATCCCCACCATCTTGTTTTTCTCCCGCATTCTATGGAGTCGGGGGAGAGTCCTCAAGAGGTCCCTGCTCGTACAATGGAAGAGATGGAGAGAGAGATGATTCTTCAGAAGCTCAAGGAGACTGAATGGAACAAGGCCAAGGCAGCCCGAAAACTCGGGATCGCCACCTCCACCATTTTCAAGAAGATCAAGGAATACGGACTGAAGGAATAG
- a CDS encoding ABC transporter ATP-binding protein, with translation MIEVRHLKKSYSGHGVVVEDLSLQIQEGECLVLVGTSGCGKSTLLKMVNGLIRPDEGTVLIRKEPLPYDNLIPVRRQIGYVIQQGGLFPHLTVFQNISLLARLEKWSEGKIQERVRQLLELVGLASGRYESKFPSELSGGEQQRVGVARALMLNPPIVLMDEPFGALDPITRRGIQNDFLKLQGRLTGRKTIVFVTHDMEEAVLMANRIVVMDRGQIVQIGTAGEIQKNPKTDFVADFFSK, from the coding sequence ATGATCGAAGTACGTCATCTCAAAAAATCGTATTCGGGTCATGGTGTCGTTGTTGAGGACCTCTCGCTTCAGATACAGGAAGGAGAATGTCTCGTCCTCGTTGGCACCAGCGGCTGTGGAAAATCGACGCTTCTCAAGATGGTGAATGGCCTGATTCGGCCGGACGAAGGGACGGTCCTTATTCGGAAAGAGCCACTTCCGTACGATAACCTGATCCCTGTTCGTCGTCAGATCGGTTACGTGATCCAGCAGGGGGGACTTTTTCCGCACCTCACGGTCTTTCAGAACATCTCGTTGCTGGCGCGTCTGGAAAAATGGTCTGAGGGCAAAATTCAAGAGAGGGTCCGCCAACTTTTAGAGTTGGTCGGTTTGGCCTCGGGACGATACGAATCAAAATTTCCCTCGGAGCTTTCCGGAGGAGAGCAGCAGAGGGTTGGAGTGGCGCGTGCCCTGATGCTCAATCCTCCGATCGTTCTGATGGACGAACCGTTCGGAGCGCTCGATCCGATCACGCGTCGTGGGATCCAGAACGATTTCTTGAAGCTCCAGGGCCGTCTCACCGGCCGCAAGACGATCGTCTTCGTGACCCACGACATGGAAGAGGCGGTCCTCATGGCGAACCGGATTGTTGTGATGGATCGGGGACAGATCGTTCAGATCGGTACGGCAGGCGAGATTCAAAAAAATCCAAAAACAGATTTTGTCGCCGATTTCTTTTCAAAATGA
- a CDS encoding ABC transporter substrate-binding protein, translating into MKITIAHSPDADDAFMFYPLFSGKIATGGIELEEVREDIETLNRRALEGAYEVTALSFNAYPSVLRRYLLLPTGACFGEKFGPVLVSNKKLKPRQVLRLRTGIPGKNTTASLLLKLWERSTTAEGRSGMSHTEVPFDQIIGRLTEGKLDLGLLIHEGQLTYEEKGLFKVVDLGEWWHKETKLPVPLGAVVVRRDIDFEVQKQICRMIRESVQWSLDHREEAVQAALPYARGLDKEKAEKFIGMYVNQATLQIDRQGRKAIKTLFERGYESGLMIEEIDLKEALFDPEVPPAGPSLPSVSPEAGRSKRPLSLIKPDLPQVDSSSTSKTAPEAEEAFYDTDGDGGEGEDDEKFES; encoded by the coding sequence ATGAAGATCACCATAGCCCACAGCCCCGATGCCGACGATGCCTTTATGTTTTACCCCCTCTTTTCAGGAAAGATCGCGACAGGGGGAATTGAGCTTGAAGAGGTTCGGGAGGATATAGAGACGCTGAATCGACGGGCCCTGGAAGGGGCCTATGAGGTTACGGCCCTCTCCTTTAATGCCTATCCTTCTGTTTTGCGCCGGTATCTGCTTCTTCCGACCGGTGCCTGTTTTGGAGAGAAGTTTGGTCCGGTCCTTGTTTCAAACAAGAAACTCAAGCCGCGTCAGGTCTTGCGACTTCGGACGGGTATCCCCGGCAAAAATACTACGGCCTCTCTCCTCCTTAAGCTGTGGGAAAGATCGACGACGGCCGAGGGGAGATCCGGGATGTCCCACACGGAGGTCCCTTTTGACCAGATTATTGGCCGTCTGACAGAAGGCAAACTCGATTTAGGACTCCTGATTCATGAAGGGCAGCTGACCTATGAAGAGAAAGGATTATTTAAAGTAGTTGACCTCGGTGAATGGTGGCACAAGGAGACAAAACTGCCTGTTCCTCTGGGTGCCGTTGTCGTACGGCGAGATATTGATTTTGAAGTCCAAAAACAGATTTGTAGGATGATTCGGGAGAGTGTCCAGTGGTCCCTCGATCATCGTGAGGAGGCGGTTCAGGCGGCACTTCCGTACGCCCGTGGGCTGGACAAGGAAAAGGCGGAAAAGTTTATTGGGATGTACGTTAACCAAGCGACACTCCAGATTGACCGGCAAGGACGGAAGGCGATCAAGACCCTGTTTGAACGGGGGTATGAAAGTGGCCTTATGATTGAAGAGATTGATCTCAAGGAGGCCCTTTTTGATCCGGAGGTCCCGCCCGCCGGGCCGTCCCTTCCATCGGTCTCTCCAGAAGCGGGCCGTTCCAAAAGACCTCTCTCCCTGATCAAGCCGGATCTTCCACAGGTCGACAGCTCCTCAACCTCCAAGACAGCTCCGGAAGCTGAAGAGGCTTTTTATGATACGGACGGTGATGGGGGTGAGGGAGAGGACGACGAAAAGTTTGAGTCTTAA
- a CDS encoding serine/threonine protein kinase yields the protein MAEIYRAKLCGAEGFEKEVVIKKILPEWSSHKDFISMLVDEAKLAVLLTHSNIVQVFELGREGENCYIAMEYVPGVDLKKLWEHTTAEGKVLPLGISLFIMEQVLEGLAYAHSKKNSANESLRIIHRDISPQNILLSWDGNVKLTDFGIAKATLTRTETASGVHKGKFSYMSPEQANLESVGQATDLFSLGIIFYEMVTGRRLFGGGSDLQSLDRIRRCEIDFRDTENQWPRGLKSILLKALQRRPEDRFPSALHFLKELEELSRNIGRPTGRKEFALFLEKSLSGKRIDIDFKKDQTVPLATPFNFVQTAKKFRPFFLGGVALLAFWLLSSHFMKTFPSLDETTLPSSPSTVSSGLSDTGHLSVLLLPWGQISVDDNLKKESPLNHLSLPVGNHRVTVFYEPKKIKETVEISLKGGGFIRCTANFGERPEPLTCR from the coding sequence ATGGCGGAAATTTACCGTGCCAAATTGTGCGGCGCCGAGGGATTCGAAAAAGAGGTCGTTATAAAAAAGATCCTTCCCGAATGGTCCTCGCATAAAGATTTCATTTCAATGTTGGTCGACGAGGCCAAGCTGGCGGTCCTGCTCACGCATTCCAATATCGTTCAGGTATTCGAGTTAGGGAGAGAGGGTGAGAATTGCTACATCGCCATGGAATATGTGCCAGGAGTCGATCTCAAAAAACTCTGGGAACATACCACGGCGGAAGGGAAGGTCCTTCCCCTCGGGATCTCTCTCTTCATCATGGAACAGGTTCTGGAGGGATTGGCATACGCCCATTCCAAGAAAAATAGTGCCAACGAGAGCTTAAGAATCATTCATCGTGATATCTCTCCTCAAAATATCCTGCTCTCCTGGGATGGGAATGTAAAACTGACCGATTTTGGTATTGCCAAGGCAACCCTGACCCGCACTGAAACAGCCTCGGGGGTTCACAAAGGAAAATTTTCCTACATGTCCCCCGAACAGGCAAATCTCGAGAGCGTGGGACAGGCAACCGACCTGTTCTCTCTAGGAATTATTTTTTACGAGATGGTAACGGGCCGACGGCTATTCGGCGGGGGATCGGATCTTCAGTCATTAGACCGGATACGTCGATGTGAAATTGATTTTCGTGACACTGAAAACCAATGGCCACGCGGACTGAAGTCCATCCTTCTTAAGGCGCTCCAGAGAAGGCCGGAGGACCGCTTCCCCAGCGCATTACATTTTCTCAAAGAACTGGAGGAGCTGTCACGAAATATCGGCAGGCCAACAGGAAGGAAGGAGTTCGCCCTCTTTTTGGAAAAAAGTCTTTCCGGGAAGAGGATCGACATTGACTTCAAGAAAGACCAGACGGTCCCGCTGGCCACCCCCTTCAATTTTGTTCAAACAGCGAAAAAATTCCGCCCCTTTTTCCTGGGGGGTGTTGCCTTGTTGGCCTTCTGGCTGCTCTCCAGCCATTTCATGAAAACCTTCCCTTCCCTCGATGAGACGACCTTGCCATCCTCTCCTTCAACGGTCTCCTCAGGCCTATCTGATACAGGCCATTTAAGTGTTCTTCTCCTCCCGTGGGGACAAATCTCCGTCGATGACAATTTAAAAAAGGAAAGCCCCTTGAATCATCTCTCCCTACCGGTGGGAAACCATCGGGTGACCGTTTTTTATGAGCCAAAAAAGATAAAGGAAACGGTAGAAATAAGTCTCAAAGGGGGTGGATTCATCCGTTGCACGGCCAACTTTGGGGAGAGGCCAGAACCGCTCACCTGCCGTTAA
- a CDS encoding aconitate hydratase, translating into METNQVETTPELVTKIYQQLEANLKIIRKRLSRPLTLAEKILLGHLWDPEGQELTPGQALLNLHVDRVAMQDATAQMALLQFMTAGMPSTAVPTTVHCDHLIRARKGAKEDMKVALRENQEVYEFLKTCSQKYGIGFWGPGAGIIHQVVLEQYAFPGGLIIGTDSHTPNAGGLGMIAVGVGGADAVDVMVGMPWEVLQPKLIGVRLTGELNGWTAPKDVILKVCEILTTKGGTNRIVEYFGPGVRSLSATGKATITNMGAELGATTSIFPYDLSTREYLKATGREKIAKLSDASQSLLGADPEVEKSPEKFFERVIEIDLSLLEPHVVGPHSPDLARPISRLKEDVSKNRYPERLTYALIGSCTNSSYEDIDRAADVARQAKELGLKVAVPLVITPGSEQVRATLERDGQLQILEEIGGTVLANACGPCIGQWQRDDINKGGPNAILTSYNRNFPKRNDGNSTTMAFIGSPELVVAISLDGRLTFDPLHDSTTTKNGQKVKLRPPKKGAALPPKGFIFSKEGYLAPAKSGAGLPVVVDPKSDRLELLKPFGPWDGDDFENLPVLAKAKGKCTTDHISPAGPWLKYRGHLDRISDNAFLGVVNAFGTEAGRGLNLLTGEGEQEIPKIARYYKDHGVRWVMVGDENYGEGSSREHAAMSPRYLGCAAVITRSFARIHETNLKKQGILPLTFANPKDYDKVQATDRIGIKGLKDLQPGKSLKLSLRHENGAVEELPVLHSFTKNQIEWFRAGSALNALRSQKD; encoded by the coding sequence ATGGAAACCAATCAGGTCGAAACGACGCCCGAGTTGGTTACAAAGATCTATCAGCAACTCGAAGCGAATCTCAAAATCATCCGAAAACGGCTTTCGCGTCCCCTCACACTCGCTGAAAAAATCCTGCTCGGTCATCTCTGGGATCCTGAAGGGCAGGAGTTGACCCCGGGGCAGGCACTCTTAAATCTCCATGTCGACCGGGTTGCGATGCAGGATGCGACCGCCCAGATGGCCCTTCTGCAATTTATGACGGCCGGGATGCCGTCGACTGCCGTCCCCACCACGGTTCATTGTGATCATCTCATTCGTGCCCGCAAAGGGGCAAAAGAGGACATGAAGGTGGCGCTCCGCGAGAATCAGGAGGTCTACGAGTTCCTCAAAACCTGTTCCCAAAAATATGGGATCGGTTTTTGGGGGCCGGGGGCCGGGATTATTCATCAAGTCGTCCTGGAACAGTATGCCTTCCCGGGTGGTTTGATCATCGGGACCGACTCCCATACCCCGAACGCCGGGGGACTTGGGATGATTGCGGTCGGTGTTGGTGGGGCCGATGCGGTTGATGTGATGGTCGGGATGCCGTGGGAGGTGCTTCAACCGAAATTGATCGGGGTCCGTCTGACCGGTGAGCTGAATGGCTGGACCGCCCCGAAGGATGTGATCCTGAAGGTTTGCGAGATTCTCACGACCAAGGGGGGGACCAACCGGATAGTGGAGTACTTTGGACCTGGTGTCCGCTCCCTCTCCGCCACCGGGAAGGCAACGATCACCAATATGGGGGCCGAGCTGGGGGCAACCACCTCAATCTTCCCCTATGACCTGTCGACACGAGAATATTTGAAGGCAACCGGCCGTGAGAAGATTGCCAAGCTCTCTGATGCCTCTCAATCACTCCTTGGCGCCGATCCGGAGGTAGAGAAAAGCCCGGAGAAATTTTTTGAACGGGTCATCGAAATCGATCTCTCCTTGTTGGAGCCACATGTTGTCGGTCCCCACTCGCCCGATCTTGCCCGTCCGATCTCCCGATTGAAGGAGGATGTCTCTAAAAACAGATACCCGGAGCGACTCACCTACGCCCTTATTGGAAGTTGTACCAACTCCTCCTACGAGGACATTGATCGGGCGGCCGACGTCGCCCGGCAGGCAAAGGAATTGGGCCTGAAAGTTGCCGTACCACTCGTGATTACCCCCGGTTCTGAACAGGTCAGGGCAACGTTGGAACGGGATGGTCAACTTCAGATCCTGGAAGAGATTGGCGGGACCGTCCTCGCAAACGCCTGTGGCCCCTGTATCGGTCAGTGGCAGAGGGATGATATTAATAAAGGAGGGCCGAACGCCATCCTGACTTCTTACAATCGAAACTTCCCAAAAAGGAATGACGGCAATTCAACCACGATGGCGTTCATTGGAAGTCCGGAGCTCGTCGTCGCCATCAGTCTGGATGGAAGGCTTACATTCGACCCACTCCATGACTCGACAACGACAAAAAATGGACAAAAGGTGAAGCTTCGTCCCCCCAAAAAGGGGGCTGCCCTTCCCCCAAAGGGGTTCATTTTTTCCAAAGAGGGGTATCTGGCCCCTGCAAAGAGCGGGGCTGGGCTCCCTGTGGTGGTTGATCCAAAGAGCGACCGATTGGAACTTCTTAAACCGTTTGGGCCATGGGATGGAGATGATTTTGAAAATCTGCCTGTCCTTGCAAAGGCAAAGGGAAAGTGCACAACGGATCATATCTCACCGGCCGGCCCCTGGCTTAAATATCGCGGACATCTCGACCGGATTAGTGATAACGCCTTTTTGGGTGTGGTGAATGCGTTCGGAACGGAGGCCGGAAGAGGCCTCAACCTCCTGACAGGTGAAGGAGAACAGGAGATCCCGAAGATCGCCCGGTACTACAAAGATCATGGGGTCCGCTGGGTAATGGTCGGAGACGAAAATTACGGTGAAGGCTCGAGCCGGGAACATGCCGCGATGTCCCCTCGCTACCTGGGTTGTGCAGCCGTTATTACCCGGAGTTTTGCGCGAATCCACGAGACCAACCTCAAGAAACAGGGGATCCTGCCACTCACCTTTGCGAATCCCAAAGACTATGACAAGGTTCAGGCAACCGACCGGATAGGCATCAAGGGTTTAAAAGATTTACAGCCCGGCAAGTCGTTAAAACTCTCTCTCCGACATGAAAATGGTGCTGTGGAAGAACTGCCGGTACTCCACAGTTTTACGAAGAATCAAATCGAATGGTTTAGGGCTGGTTCGGCCTTAAATGCGCTGCGATCGCAAAAAGATTAA